The following are encoded together in the Uranotaenia lowii strain MFRU-FL unplaced genomic scaffold, ASM2978415v1 HiC_scaffold_307, whole genome shotgun sequence genome:
- the LOC129759903 gene encoding eukaryotic translation initiation factor 4 gamma 1-like isoform X2: protein MQSGGGPLQPGPSVMRGLQSGTPANVQQQQPDLQKMQSQPPLMNQQPYQPQQNIFRGAGANQSTRPTRPPIVPYHAPIYATPMYQQMPHRMPGQWNYGSIPGMYIPHQYYLQSTPIISGQHQQNRRNPAGDNNLVNVNIYAPPPPQQQPQQHQQQQPGKIRKFVAENDTQHLMKIPQVQLGQPPPNQQSSPMQVSHEQMLVMSQLHQSLPQQTPQQLGNSGQNPMDQHQVNPGQVNVGGPQQPPPHPMMPQIQLAHHLATGGGGVPAPKSNTRTKKRAHALPVIHPDTQENVLEDLYDKESSPPATSTSTPPSSGPPPGGSTSGAVVASGASAISTATVTSGAPPPVPSAYSNLPPNVTQATPELAGPAGIGMMHHPPPPHLHHPPPQTNHPPPHVHPGHPGAHSAPIPGQPGQIIMTHPPDMGRGGPPSVNAPQPHEIVYGGPGGAIKIMNPPPHLPQHHPGLMQPNEMTASGTPVVSAIADGPSVEIKPYQQKKKKPPTEVQPSPQQQHLHQQQPQQHHASEVHQPKSLPVNNSQQQHLHHHPQQLQQLPPQQHQQQQQPQHNVSVLNESLYTGGGSAERYRTISEKSIAESTLSTDAEPFIYTGPSSVVSSQNVPVAVHNVVVEEVTNTLVQQQQHQQQPLLTEVPVSFVSLPETTVPPPQLATNVPAAIEVREKSLPLSTSTTTTTTASSSSSSSKALDSLVAEVEKLSVEDNESQQQRQHQGSNQTTAGHSSNKKKPNKKRLEETISNSNAATASETSNTSGNMSSSGKAPAPASVVVVEQTQPAAPVAAVDETDRSVVMEQQYPTAQLISNLVEQKPTSKLDNDNIINNNVDCTSTTIITDNSTENSSKASSPMENATRDSNSSNSISRQQSLDSSRQHTPAPTKLDAENNVQQQPEFDDNKNVVGVAATTETTTVSAQQHPKKQSTPDTVTQPKDSNTEPKPAAPVIKKSRSITLIEYDPDQWSPDNPKGKKKYSREQLLQLKNAPPAREKPVMSTGLENLLIRSDHGGSNYSMGGGGGGGYGKNNFAEISILPGFMKDRMVTGGGNMGPMRQPYPAKRPSQHGNSGQPQPNKQSQQNMSKTGSKIIRLQLDEEVKLKECANAWRPRHLQSNDNQDNEESKTQDLFKKFRSVLNKLTPENFDKLVQQVKTFVVDTDERLNGCIKLIFEKSISEPNFSEAYAKMCKEIGNIALLENNESSKQHNNFKGRLVIQCQHEFERRRNEQASAVRDSRAKLEANKGMDKAEFEELKAQLEEKELKVRRRAVGTVRFIGELFKHSQLTPNIMHTCISVLIEDKDYDEETLECLCKLLTTIGQKMEKEHGQDLGKYFAKMGEIVKYRDQYKISSRIRFMIQDVIDLRLKSWQPRRQDLNPKTMNQIVKEQETEQMQINMNYIASRSSKEGGGGYPGDMGGRGSRSGNMQGGARMSGPGGYNQGSLGRGGNQSSMKSGRKQTDDDGFQQISNNRNNRSVPIDLKKINFPPVVSNIDFGKLGAAANYQGWNKNNSNIFAALNSEDSNQGSMLDRDGDRDRIRGGDRRDRDRDRDRDRDRRDRDRDRDRDRSGSHNKNSGGKDSYHHKGSMERDRYNRYGSSNSQNDDPMSSRSSREGSMRPMSGQHSNSQIHDRDRERDRNMDRMSSSQQGGRSSQQRHIPQSAPTSGYSSASGGMGPPSSGFGGPPSALSKSGSGQLYQQQHMPQFAIPKDVARRNFLQPDKPTEDILHKFSTSVNIEMHESEFEASVDLLKPVSPDYYHAAISTLFFDNVDRKNETREKVVQVIAYMFEHKVITKYDYLHALEELFKLANDFIIDMPQLYKYMSTFYVLLLHNKQISLQDIHSVAEPVFSYKHGDMLLPELLHSYDAQYGKDATVMLWCESSMSFTSFIRKERVEECLNECRVGYLLDSGRKALDMDTVAKQIKYFLKSETKFGDIFSWISQYVGQEKQTSNEFIRMLCKVVLEHCIDSTKKLNLKECRKWLQILQKYIDSKPERELQAMYAIQRLVVELEHPQNLLRSILDLLYENDVIMEGIILWKDSEDPHEAAGKGVCLKGINTFITQYMENLSEEDN from the exons ATGCAAAGTGGCGGAGGACCGTTGCAACCGGGTCCGTCCGTAATGCGTGGACTACAATCGGGAACCCCGGCCAACGTCCAGCAGCAGCAACCCGATTTGCAGAAGATGCAGTCCCAACCGCCGTTGATGAACCAGCAGCCCTATCAGCCGCAACAAAATATTTTCCGCGGGGCTGGAGCCAATCAATCAACGCGACCAACAAGGCCACCGATTGTGCCGTACCATGCACCGATCTATGCCACTCCGATGTATCAGCAGATGCCCCATCGGATGCCCGGTCAATGGAACTATGGTTCGATCCCCGGAATGTACATTCCGCACCAATACTACCTTCAGTCGACGCCGATCATCTCCGGCCAGCATCAGCAGAATCGCCGGAATCCTGCCGGTGACAACAATCTAGTTAACGTAAATATCTATGCCCCTCCCCCTCCCCAGCAACAGCCGCAgcaacatcaacagcaacaaccGGGAAAAATTCGCAAATTTGTGGCAGAAAATGACACACAACATCTAATGAAG ATACCACAAGTTCAACTTGGCCAGCCACCACCAAACCAGCAGTCGTCTCCTATGCAGGTTTCTCATGAGCAGATGTTGGTCATGTCGCAACTTCATCAGTCACTACCACAACAGACACCACAGCAGCTAGGCAATAGTGGCCAGAATCCAATGGATCAACATCAGGTCAATCCAGGACAGGTCAACGTTGGAGGTCCTCAGCAACCGCCTCCGCATCCGATGATGCCACAAATTCAGCTGGCGCATCATTTGGCAACTGGTGGCGGAGGCGTTCCGGCCCCCAAATCAAACACTAGAACCAAGAAACGGGCCCATGCACTACCCGTGATCCATCCAGACACTCAGGAAAATGTACTGGAAGATCTATATGACAAAGAATCTTCGCCACCGGCTACGTCGACTTCGACTCCACCGAGTTCCGGCCCACCACCTGGTGGATCAACCAGTGGAGCAGTTGTGGCATCGGGAGCCTCAGCGATATCAACAGCAACGGTGACATCCGGAGCTCCTCCTCCGGTTCCTTCAGCGTATAGCAACCTTCCCCCTAATGTAACCCAG GCAACTCCGGAACTGGCAGGACCTGCAGGTATTGGAATGATGCATCATCCGCCGCCACCACATCTGCATCATCCACCACCACAAACTAATCATCCGCCACCCCATGTTCATCCCGGACATCCAGGTGCCCATTCCGCACCCATTCCTGGTCAGCCCGGTCAAATAATCATGACCCATCCTCCAGACATGGGTCGTGGAGGTCCTCCATCGGTCAACGCGCCGCAGCCCCATGAAATCGTGTACGGAGGTCCCGGAGGTGCGATCAAAATAATGAACCCACCTCCGCATTTACCACAACACCATCCGGGTTTGATGCAGCCGAATGAAATGACTGCATCCGGAACGCCCGTCGTATCTGCCATCGCAGATGGACCATCAGTGGAGATAAAACCTTACcagcagaaaaagaaaaagccTCCGACAGAGGTGCAGCCTTCTCCACAACAACAGCACCTGCATCAGCAACAGCCACAACAGCATCATGCATCGGAAGTGCATCAGCCCAAATCTCTTCCAGTTAACAATTCACAACAGCAACATCTGCACCATCATCCCCAGCAACTTCAACAGTTGCCACCACAgcaacatcagcagcagcagcagccgcagCACAATGTGTCTGTTTTGAACGAATCTTTGTACACAGGAGGTGGTTCGGCGGAACGATACCGTACTATTTCAGAGAAATCAATCGCCGAATCCACTTTATCGACGGATGCAGAACCATTTATTTACACGGGTCCCAGCAGCGTCGTTTCCAGTCAAAATGTCCCAGTAGCGGTGCATAATGTAGTAGTGGAAGAGGTGACAAATACACTAGTTCAGCAAcaacagcatcagcagcagccaCTTCTCACGGAGGTACCGGTATCGTTTGTTTCGCTACCGGAAACGACTGTTCCACCTCCTCAATTAGCTACCAATGTTCCCGCCGCCATCGAAGTTCGTGAAAAGTCGCTTCCTCTTTCGACGTCGACGACTACGACGACGACAGCAAGCAGTAGCAGTAGTAGCAGCAAAGCCCTCGATTCATTAGTGGCAGAGGTAGAGAAGCTTAGCGTAGAAGATAACGAAAGCCAGCAGCAGCGGCAACATCAAGGTTCCAACCAAACAACTGCCGGTCACAGCAGCAACAAAAAGAAACCCAATAAAAAACGACTAGAAGAGACGATAAGTAACAGTAATGCCGCCACTGCTAGTGAGACTAGCAACACCAGCGGCAACATGAGTAGCAGTGGCAAAGCTCCTGCCCCAGCATCTGTAGTAGTAGTAGAACAGACACAGCCAGCGGCTCCGGTTGCGGCAGTTGATGAAACGGATAGATCTGTTGTTATGGAACAGCAGTACCCGACAGCGCAGTTAATTAGTAATTTAGTGGAACAGAAACCTACTAGTAAGTTAGATAATGATAATATAATTAATAATAATGTGGATTGCACCAGTACTACGATAATTACCGATAATTCGACAGAAAACAGCAGTAAAGCATCATCGCCGATGGAAAACGCCACCAGAGATAgtaacagcagcaacagcatcaGCAGACAGCAATCGCTCGATTCCTCAAGACAGCATACTCCAGCCCCGACGAAGCTGGACGCAGAAAACAACGTTCAGCAACAGCCCGAATTCGACGACAACAAAAACGTAGTTGGTGTTGCAGCAACAACAGAAACCACTACTGTTAGTGCTCAACAACATCCCAAAAAGCAAAGCACACCAGATACGGTCACACAGCCCAAAGATTCGAACACAGAGCCCAAACCAGCAGCACCGGTAATTAAAAAATCCCGTTCAATCACACTTATCGAGTACGATCCAGACCAGTGGAGCCCAGACAATCCGAAAGGCAAGAAAAAGTACTCTCGTGAGCAGCTGTTACAGCTTAAGAACGCTCCCCCAGCCCGTGAGAAACCGGTAATGTCGACCGGTCTCGAAAACTTACTTATTCGATCTGACCATGGAGGAAGTAACTATTCTATGGGCGGTGGAGGAGGCGGTGGTTATGGAAAGAACAATTTTGCCGAAATTTCGATACTGCCAGGATTTATGAAGGATCGAATGGTCACTGGTGGTGGTAATATGGGGCCAATGAGACAACCATACCCAGCCAAACGGCCATCGCAACATGGCAATAGTGGTCAACCACAGCCCAACAAACAATCGCAACAAAATATGAGTAAAACTGGTTCTAAGATTATTCGACTGCAGCTAGATGAGGAGGTTAAGCTAAAGGAGTGTGCGAACGCATGGCGTCCACGACATTTACAATCGAATGATAATCAAGACAATGAGGAAAGCAAAACTCAAGATCTGTTCAAAAAGTTCCGATCCGTATTGAACAAGCTAACTCCAGAAAATTTCGATAAACTTGTACAACAAGTAAAAACGTTCGTTGTTGATACTGACGAACGGCTCAACGGTTGCATCAAGCTGATTTTTGAAAAGTCTATTTCGGAACCAAACTTTTCCGAAGCCTATGCCAAAATGTGCAAAGAAATAGGCAATATTGCACTTCTGGAAAACAACGAGAGTTCTAAGCAACACAATAATTTCAAAGGCCGCTTAGTAATCCAGTGTCAGCATGAGTTCGAACGTCGACGAAACGAACAAGCAAGTGCCGTGCGAGATAGTCGAGCCAAACTGGAAGCCAATAAAGGAATGGACAAGGCAGAATTCGAAGAACTGAAGGCACAGTTGGAGGAGAAAGAACTGAAAGTTAGAAGGAGAGCTGTTGGAACGGTTCGCTTCATTGGTGAATTGTTCAAACATAGCCAACTCACGCCCAACATCATGCATACCTGTATATCGGTACTGATCGAAGACAAAGACTACGATGAAGAAACCCTTGAGTGTCTCTGTAAATTGCTCACTACTATTGGCCAAAAGATGGAGAAAGAGCATGGTCAAGATTTGGGCAAGTACTTTGCTAAGATGGGCGAAATAGTAAAATATAGGGATCAATACAAAATAAGTAGTCGCATCCGGTTTATGATTCAAGATGTCATAGATCTGCGTCTCAAGAGCTGGCAACCTCGCCGGCAAGATTTGAACCCGAAGACGATGAATCAGATTGTAAAAGAACAGGAGACTGAACAGATGCAGATCAATATGAATTACATCGCTTCTCGAAGCAGTAAAGAAGGTGGTGGAGGTTATCCAGGAGACATGGGCGGCCGCGGAAGTCGCAGCGGCAATATGCAGGGAGGTGCAAGAATGTCTGGCCCAGGAGGTTATAATCAAGGATCCTTAGGGCGAGGAGGTAATCAAAGCTCAATGAAAAGCGGTCGCAAACAAACTGACGATGATGGTTTCCAACAAATTTCCAACAATCGAAACAACCGATCAGTCCCGATtgaccttaaaaaaattaattttccccCTGTCGTTAGTAATATTGATTTTGGTAAGCTGGGAGCTGCTGCCAATTATCAAGGATGGAACAAGAACAACAGTAACATATTCGCTGCCCTGAACAGTGAAGATTCAAATCAAGGAAGTATGCTGGATCGAGATGGTGATCGTGACCGTATTCGCGGTGGAGATCGCAGAGATCGTGACAGGGATCGGGATCGCGATCGAGATCGTAGGGACCGAGATCGTGACAGAGATCGAGATCGCAGTGGAAGCCACAACAAGAATTCAGGTGGCAAAGATTCTTATCATCATAAAGGTTCAATGGAGCGAGATCGGTATAACCGGTATGGTAGTAGTAATAGTCAAAATGACGACCCTATGTCCTCCCGGTCATCTCGAGAGGGCAGCATGAGACCCATGAGTGGTCAACACAGCAATAGCCAAATCCACGATCGAGACAGAGAACGCGATCGGAATATGGACCGAATGTCTTCGTCCCAACAAGGAGGCCGATCGTCACAGCAAAGACATATTCCACAAAGCGCACCTACATCGGGTTATTCGTCAGCTTCGGGTGGAATGGGCCCACCGAGCTCTGGCTTCGGCGGTCCCCCCAGTGCGCTGTCCAAGTCAGGTTCCGGACAACTGTACCAACAACAGCACATGCCACAATTTGCCATACCAAAGGATGTGGCCCGACGAAATTTCCTTCAGCCGGATAAACCGACTGAGGACATCCTACATAAGTTTTCCACATCTGTCAACATCGAGATGCACGAATCAGAATTTGAGGCTAGCGTGGATCTTCTGAAACCAGTTAGTCCAGACTACTACCATGCCGCTATAAGCACACTGTTCTTCGACAACGTCGATCGCAAAAATGAGACCCGGGAAAAGGTGGTTCAGGTTATTGCGTACATGTTCGAACACAAAGTGATAACCAAATACGACTACCTGCACGCCCTTGAAGAACTGTTCAAACTAGCGAACGATTTTATCATCGACATGCCCCAACTGTATAAGTATATGTCGACTTTCTACGTACTATTGCTCCACAACAAACAAATCAGCCTGCAGGACATCCATTCCGTGGCCGAACCTGTGTTTAGCTACAAGCACGGCGATATGTTGCTACCTGAGCTACTCCATTCGTACGATGCTCAGTACGGCAAAGATGCAACCGTAATGCTGTGGTGTGAATCATCGATGAGCTTCACATCATTTATCCGGAAGGAAAGAGTTGAAGAATGCCTCAATGAGTGCCGCGTGGGCTATCTGTTGGACTCTGGCAGAAAAGCTCTGGATATGGACACAGTTGCTAAGCAGATCAAATATTTCCTGAAGAGCGAAACTAAATTCGGAGACATCTTCAGCTGGATCTCGCAGTATGTTGGCCAGGAAAAACAAACTTCCAATGAATTTATCCGGATGCTGTGCAAGGTCGTGCTGGAGCACTGTATAGATAGTACCAAGAAGTTAAATCTGAAGGAATGTCGCAAGTGGCTCCAAATTCTACAGAAGTACATCGACAGCAAGCCTGAGCGGGAACTGCAGGCTATGTACGCGATCCAGCGGTTGGTGGTGGAATTGGAACATCCCCAGAATTTGCTGCGCTCGATTCTCGACCTGTTGTACGAAAATGATGTGATAATGGAGGGAATCATCCTCTGGAAGGATTCAGAAGATCCGCATGAAGCGGCCGGTAAGGGTGTGTGTCTCAAGGGAATAAACACGTTTATTACCCAGTACATGGAAAATTTGAGCGAAGAAGATAATTaa